The Armatimonadota bacterium genome includes a window with the following:
- a CDS encoding DNA-directed DNA polymerase, with product MLVHLHVHSAFSFLDGCSYPEELVERAAELGYRALALTDHDNLSGVIRFVRACQQTGITPVVGVELTVMDDTGGAERFHLTLLAATRKGYGNICRLVTLGYEHGGRRTPAVPRRLLKEHSAGIIALSGCRKGEVPRRLAQGRREDARRAAIWHREVFADGYFLEMQRLLLPGEMRLLRALEDLGRELDIPLAATGDVHHLRRGDLPAHDILTCVRTLTRVDEPHPERPFNAERYLAEPGEMRRRFAQWPQALENTGRIAERCCGGVPDLSRPRLPRPAMVEGEAREFLRTLVFHGARERYGTITEKVRRRLEHELSIIARLGCEPYFLTVWDIVREARSRGIRTSGRGSVVDSAVGHCLWISDIDPIAADLPFERFMSVERSQMPDIDVDFPRERRDELVRWVQERYGREHVAGVCTFQTFRARSALREIGKAMGLPEEEIGLLAKRVRGADADEIADAMERQPQVIHQATHAKRYTRLFEMCARVAGLPRMISTHLAGIVITDVPILDYTPLQPTAKGVVQIAHFDKDDIEAIALKTDLLSLPILGAVDQAREVCPYESIPDGDEQTFRTIRCGEAVGAFELQSPAQRALHTRVRTRSKKDIIDSIALIRPGPGMGGMTENYIRRRLGLEPVTYIHPSLEEPLRHTYGIIIFQEQVIEVACAAAKFTPGEADILRKMITHARSRQAMERLRAGFMEKARANGLSEEQAEQVFRCIAGFAGYGFAEGHARAFGEIAYRSSYLLTHHPAHYFAGLLNNQPMGFYPPNTLAAQARIRGVRILPVDINRSQTWTTSTDDSIRLGFHLVKGLSRHLMQAIPLQAPFTDVRDFCRRCRPSVRELESLIMAGAFDLLHPNRRALLWQAEMAARAGRRSESAIQGVLLDVWPEAPEVPDFTETQLLSLEYGATGITANCHLVSLLRPKFDALRLLTTNDMLWIPPGQKVRVGGLTLCPHTPPTRSGRRVLFFCLEDEFGLVDVTCFEDAFHASGYLAFSEPLLIVEGTLQKRGLGHSILAERVRPVPKTLSAERAATEALQLPEPRINASAR from the coding sequence ATGCTTGTTCATCTCCATGTCCACAGCGCGTTCTCGTTCCTGGACGGATGCAGCTATCCGGAGGAGCTGGTGGAGCGCGCGGCGGAGCTGGGATACCGCGCCTTGGCTCTGACCGACCACGACAACCTGAGCGGCGTTATCCGGTTTGTGCGCGCCTGCCAGCAGACCGGCATCACGCCCGTGGTGGGCGTGGAGCTGACGGTCATGGATGACACTGGCGGAGCGGAGCGGTTTCACCTGACGCTGCTTGCGGCCACACGGAAGGGCTATGGCAACATCTGCCGCTTGGTGACCCTGGGCTACGAACACGGCGGTCGACGTACGCCGGCCGTCCCTAGGCGCCTGCTGAAGGAGCACAGCGCCGGCATCATCGCCCTGTCCGGCTGCCGCAAGGGAGAGGTGCCGCGGCGTCTGGCGCAGGGACGCAGGGAAGATGCGCGGCGGGCAGCCATCTGGCACCGGGAGGTGTTCGCGGACGGCTACTTCCTGGAGATGCAAAGGCTGCTCCTGCCGGGTGAGATGCGCCTGCTGCGCGCGCTGGAGGATCTGGGCAGGGAACTGGACATCCCTCTGGCCGCGACGGGCGATGTCCACCATCTGCGCCGCGGTGACCTTCCCGCGCACGATATTCTGACCTGCGTGCGCACCCTCACCAGGGTGGACGAGCCCCACCCGGAGCGTCCTTTCAACGCCGAGAGGTATCTGGCGGAGCCCGGCGAAATGCGCCGCCGCTTCGCGCAGTGGCCTCAGGCGCTGGAGAACACGGGGCGCATTGCGGAGCGCTGCTGCGGCGGCGTTCCGGACCTCTCGCGTCCCCGTCTGCCCCGCCCGGCCATGGTGGAAGGGGAGGCACGGGAGTTCCTGCGCACCCTGGTGTTTCATGGGGCAAGGGAGCGCTACGGGACGATCACGGAGAAGGTCCGCCGGCGTCTGGAGCATGAGCTCTCCATCATCGCCAGACTGGGCTGCGAACCGTATTTCCTGACGGTGTGGGACATCGTGCGGGAGGCGCGCTCTCGCGGCATCCGGACATCCGGGCGAGGATCGGTGGTGGACTCCGCGGTGGGACACTGTCTGTGGATCTCGGATATTGACCCGATCGCGGCGGATCTGCCGTTCGAGCGTTTTATGTCCGTGGAGCGCTCTCAGATGCCGGACATAGACGTGGACTTCCCCAGGGAGCGGCGGGACGAGCTGGTGCGATGGGTGCAGGAGCGATACGGACGCGAACACGTGGCCGGTGTCTGCACGTTCCAGACGTTCCGGGCGCGCTCCGCCCTGCGGGAGATCGGCAAGGCGATGGGCCTGCCGGAGGAGGAGATCGGGCTGCTTGCGAAGCGGGTGCGGGGCGCCGATGCGGATGAAATCGCCGATGCGATGGAGCGCCAGCCACAGGTCATCCATCAGGCGACTCACGCGAAGCGCTACACGCGCCTGTTCGAGATGTGCGCGCGTGTGGCCGGGCTGCCGCGGATGATCTCCACGCACCTGGCCGGTATAGTGATTACGGATGTACCTATACTGGACTATACACCCCTGCAGCCCACGGCCAAAGGCGTGGTGCAGATCGCCCACTTCGACAAGGACGACATCGAGGCCATTGCCCTGAAGACGGACCTGCTGTCGCTGCCCATCCTGGGAGCCGTGGATCAGGCCCGCGAGGTCTGCCCGTACGAATCCATCCCGGACGGCGACGAGCAGACCTTCCGCACGATCCGCTGCGGGGAAGCCGTCGGGGCGTTCGAACTGCAGAGCCCGGCCCAGCGCGCACTTCACACCCGTGTGCGCACTCGCAGCAAGAAGGACATCATCGACAGCATCGCCCTCATCCGTCCCGGGCCGGGGATGGGAGGGATGACGGAAAACTACATCCGCCGCCGGCTGGGTCTGGAGCCGGTCACGTATATTCATCCCTCCCTGGAGGAGCCGCTCCGGCACACCTACGGGATCATCATCTTCCAGGAGCAGGTCATCGAAGTGGCATGCGCGGCGGCGAAGTTCACGCCCGGGGAGGCAGATATCCTTCGGAAGATGATCACGCACGCCCGCTCGCGGCAGGCGATGGAGAGGCTCAGGGCGGGATTCATGGAGAAGGCGCGGGCAAACGGCCTGTCGGAGGAGCAGGCGGAGCAGGTGTTCCGCTGCATCGCCGGCTTTGCGGGCTACGGGTTCGCGGAGGGGCATGCGCGGGCGTTCGGGGAGATCGCCTACCGCAGCTCGTATCTTCTGACCCACCATCCGGCGCACTATTTCGCCGGCCTTCTGAACAACCAGCCGATGGGGTTTTATCCGCCGAACACGCTGGCGGCTCAGGCGCGCATCCGGGGGGTGCGCATCCTGCCCGTGGACATCAACCGCAGCCAGACCTGGACCACGTCCACGGACGATTCCATACGCCTGGGGTTTCATCTGGTGAAAGGGTTGTCCAGACACCTGATGCAGGCGATACCGCTGCAGGCGCCCTTCACGGACGTCCGCGATTTCTGCCGCCGCTGCCGCCCCTCCGTAAGAGAGCTGGAATCCCTGATCATGGCCGGGGCGTTCGATTTGCTGCACCCGAACCGGCGCGCGCTTCTGTGGCAGGCTGAGATGGCCGCGCGGGCGGGGCGCAGAAGCGAGAGCGCGATCCAGGGCGTGCTTCTGGATGTCTGGCCGGAGGCGCCCGAGGTGCCGGACTTCACAGAGACCCAGCTGCTCAGCCTGGAATACGGCGCGACGGGCATCACGGCGAACTGTCACCTGGTCTCGCTGCTGCGCCCGAAGTTTGACGCACTTCGCCTGCTGACGACCAACGATATGCTCTGGATCCCTCCGGGCCAGAAGGTGCGTGTGGGAGGGCTGACCCTCTGCCCCCACACGCCTCCCACGCGCAGCGGCAGACGGGTGCTGTTCTTCTGTCTGGAGGACGAGTTCGGGCTGGTGGACGTCACCTGCTTCGAGGACGCCTTCCACGCAAGCGGCTATCTGGCGTTCTCCGAGCCGCTGCTCATTGTGGAGGGGACGCTTCAGAAGCGGGGGCTCGGGCACTCCATCCTGGCGGAGCGCGTGAGGCCGGTGCCGAAGACGCTGTCCGCGGAGCGCGCGGCCACCGAAGCGCTCCAGCTACCGGAGCCGCGTATCAACGCCTCCGCACGGTAA